A single genomic interval of Spinacia oleracea cultivar Varoflay chromosome 6, BTI_SOV_V1, whole genome shotgun sequence harbors:
- the LOC110806146 gene encoding uncharacterized protein yields the protein MAPRRILVPARLDPGPSRKAPTARPDHPREIELSDTGSTPVMDDAPLASLSRRPARTTMSQVDSGRRRPFQERSQDPICHIQQWEAGTTEATWCKYFPATLKGVASKLFEKLPAGTINTLAKLEMLFLTRFMAYKEEKKTSMHLGRILQGKDESLRSYVRRFNLESGQIPDLPDGVAFDNFFRGLKKGYFKFNLVKKSVRTMADALDEVELFIHATEFCSAPKELKGTETSNNHHRKDKSDKKSARPNETWAIESKGYRPNSSPGQKRGRPYEKEKFEYNNTDLYTILLDISNKHDIDRPFPMKSPVETRDSTLYCKFHCDVGHDTKDCKSLRRALDGLASKGFLKSYLCINDGGSGKKFYKKKCVAVIFGGLAAGGPTRRGQKDYASRLGQVMLSGKAPMDHFLKVEICEADRGKIATPHDDPLVIELKVENLKVSRILVDTGSSSDIISLAYLNRFEHDPKTIEKILYPILGLEAA from the exons ATGGCTCCACGCCGCATCCTGGTCCCTGCTCGTCTTGACCCGGGACCGTCCAGGAAGGCACCGACAGCTCGGCCAGACCACCCCCGAGAGATAGAACTTTCAGATACAGGGTCAACTCCCGTCATGGATGATGCACCATTGGCTTCACTTTCTCGACGGCCGGCAAGAACAACCATGAGCCAAGTGGATAGTGGACGGCGGAGGCCATTTCAAGAAAGGAGCCAGGATCCTATCTGTCACATTCAGCAATGGGAAGCTG GAACCACTGAAGCAACATGGTGTAAGTACTTCCCTGCTACTTTGAAAGGGGTGGCCTCGAAATTGTTTGAAAAGCTGCCAGCCGGTACCATTAACACTTTAGCGAAGCTGGAAATGCTGTTTTTGACAAGGTTCATGGCCtataaagaagaaaagaagacgagTATGCATCTAGGACGCATCCTGCAGGGCAAGGATGAGTCCCTTCGCAGCTATGTGCGACGTTTCAACCTAGAATCAGGGCAGATACCAGATCTGCCGGATGGAGTAGCTTTTGATAATTTCTTTCGAGGTCTCAAGAAGGGTTATTTCAAGTTTAATTTGGTCAAAAAGAGTGTAAGGACCATGGCTGATGCGCTAGACGAGGTTGAGCTCTTCATCCATGCAACAGAATTCTGTTCTGCCCCAAAGGAGTTAAAGGGAACGGAAACGTCCAATAACCATCACCGCAAAgacaaatctgacaaaaagagTGCTCGTCCAAATGAGACATGGGCCATTGAAAGCAAAGGGTATCGTCCGAACTCGTCACCAGGGCAGAAGAGGGGACGACCCTATGAGAAGGAGAAATTTGAGTATAATAACACTGACCTTTATACAATACTGTTGGACATAAGTAACAAAcatgacattgatcgtccatttcctaTGAAGTCGCCAGTTGAGACCCGTGACAGTACCCTCTATTGCAAATTTCACTGTGATGTGGGTCATGACACAAAGGATTGCAAGAGCTTGCGTAGAGCACTCGATGGGCTAGCTTCCAAAGGTTTTCTGAAATCCTACCTCTGTATAAATGACGGAGGATCTGGAAAGAAATTCTACAAGAAGA AATGTGTGGCAGTTATTTTTGGTGGTCTAGCCGCTGGTGGTCCGACCAGGAGAGGGCAGAAGGATTATGCAAGCCGGCTAGGGCAAGTAATGTTATCTGGAAAGGCACCCATGGACCATTTTCTAAAAGTAGAGATTTGCGAGGCTGACAGGGGAAAGATTGCAACCCCACATGACGATCCCTTGGTGATAGAATTGAAAGTGGAAAACCTAAAAGTAAGCCGCATACTAGTGGACACTGGAAGTTCGTCCGACATTATTAGTTTAGCATATCTAAACCGTTTTGAGCATGATCCTAAGACGATTGAAAAAATCCTTTATCCTATATTGGGTTTGGAGGCAGCATAA